One Candidatus Sulfurimonas baltica DNA segment encodes these proteins:
- a CDS encoding DMT family transporter, with amino-acid sequence MPGINFTHLLVLSMLLWGGGWSALKILTYDLPVDIIIFWRFFLMSLSFIPILYFIKKPIILNKSSLKYVLASSTLNIAFMVSSFFGIKYGLAGAGSVIITTLSPIMTSLLVFIVFKNKLGDRQYFGLFLGLIGGVVMLELSSLEQFLNGSNIYFLLCAIIWAGVTVLSQHSQRHIHPVHYSFFISVVATVVTFLYAFNSDLMSVFNQGSRFWIALIYLAVLGQSVATTIFFTASGKLGSEKTSSFMFLVPLFALLIAWIVLDEDIQTHIIIGGTLSLFAVYFINKKSN; translated from the coding sequence ATGCCAGGTATAAATTTTACCCACTTGTTGGTGTTATCTATGCTTCTATGGGGTGGCGGATGGAGTGCTCTGAAAATTTTAACTTATGATTTACCAGTAGATATAATTATATTTTGGAGATTTTTTCTTATGAGTCTCTCGTTTATTCCAATACTTTATTTCATTAAAAAACCAATAATCTTAAACAAATCCAGCTTGAAATATGTGCTTGCTAGCTCAACTCTGAATATTGCTTTTATGGTCTCTTCATTTTTTGGGATTAAATATGGCTTAGCAGGAGCAGGAAGTGTAATAATCACTACACTTAGCCCCATTATGACCTCTCTTTTAGTTTTCATCGTATTTAAAAACAAACTTGGTGACAGACAATATTTTGGGCTTTTTTTGGGCTTGATCGGCGGTGTAGTAATGCTAGAATTAAGCAGTTTGGAACAATTTTTAAATGGCTCTAATATCTACTTTTTACTTTGTGCAATTATTTGGGCTGGAGTAACAGTTCTCTCACAACACTCACAAAGACATATTCACCCTGTGCACTATAGTTTTTTTATATCAGTTGTTGCTACAGTAGTTACATTTTTGTATGCCTTTAATAGCGATTTAATGTCTGTTTTCAATCAAGGAAGTAGGTTTTGGATAGCTCTTATATATCTGGCGGTGCTTGGACAGAGTGTTGCTACAACTATATTTTTTACAGCATCCGGTAAGCTTGGTAGTGAAAAAACAAGCTCATTTATGTTCCTTGTTCCTCTTTTCGCCCTTTTAATTGCTTGGATTGTGCTCGATGAAGATATTCAGACACATATAATTATAGGTGGGACACTTAGTTTGTTTGCTGTGTATTTTATAAATAAAAAAAGTAATTAA
- a CDS encoding dicarboxylate/amino acid:cation symporter, giving the protein MIQKIKKYSTTNTLVVFGIIFGALFGVFLPELALKQQVIGQIFVSFLKMLVVPLVFSSIYIAIMGLGSLNDLKSIGLKTIGLYLLTTALAVLLAIVVMNLVPIGEPTSVEGLEYIKASQIEPFSFKSMILSFIPTNIFNSLANGSMMQIIVFSVLFAIASMHLHVKRQELMLDFFTAITNAMLTMAEWVIKLTPIGVFSLISYVIAEQGVEIVFGLWKYLLMVISVLFIHAVVTLPALLAIFGKINPFRYLSDIREAPIMAFSTASSAATLPVSMRIAEEAGGVDEKHASFVLPLGATVSMDGTAAYLTIAVLYISHLAGIDLSLADQALLGITVVALSVGVAALPSASLVMMVVILNQIGLPVEYIALIIAVDRILDMARTSLNVTSDLVVVKIIDQIQKTIIKEK; this is encoded by the coding sequence GTGATTCAAAAAATTAAAAAATACTCCACAACAAACACCTTGGTAGTTTTTGGAATTATTTTTGGTGCTTTGTTTGGAGTGTTTTTACCTGAACTGGCTCTAAAACAGCAGGTGATTGGACAAATTTTTGTAAGTTTTTTAAAAATGCTGGTAGTCCCTTTAGTTTTTTCAAGTATATATATTGCAATAATGGGACTTGGAAGCTTAAATGATTTAAAATCAATCGGACTCAAAACAATTGGGTTATACCTTCTCACTACAGCTTTAGCTGTTTTGTTAGCTATTGTTGTGATGAACTTAGTGCCAATTGGAGAGCCCACTTCTGTTGAAGGCTTGGAGTACATCAAAGCATCACAAATAGAACCATTCTCCTTTAAATCAATGATACTTAGTTTTATTCCTACAAATATTTTCAACTCTTTAGCAAATGGCTCAATGATGCAAATTATTGTTTTTTCAGTTTTATTTGCCATAGCTTCAATGCATCTGCATGTAAAGAGACAAGAGTTGATGCTTGATTTTTTTACAGCTATTACAAATGCAATGCTTACAATGGCAGAGTGGGTTATTAAACTTACCCCTATTGGGGTTTTTAGTCTTATCTCTTATGTTATTGCAGAACAGGGTGTTGAGATAGTTTTTGGCCTTTGGAAGTATCTGCTGATGGTTATTTCAGTTTTATTTATTCATGCTGTTGTTACCCTTCCGGCTCTGTTAGCCATTTTTGGTAAAATCAATCCATTTAGATATTTAAGTGATATTCGTGAAGCACCAATAATGGCGTTTTCAACCGCTTCAAGTGCAGCAACTCTCCCTGTCTCAATGCGTATTGCAGAAGAAGCGGGCGGAGTTGATGAAAAACATGCATCTTTTGTGCTCCCTTTAGGCGCAACGGTTTCAATGGATGGAACGGCAGCTTATCTTACAATAGCAGTATTGTATATTTCACATTTGGCCGGCATTGATTTGAGTTTAGCAGACCAAGCGCTTTTGGGAATAACCGTGGTTGCACTAAGTGTTGGAGTTGCGGCACTGCCGAGTGCATCTCTTGTTATGATGGTTGTGATTTTAAATCAAATAGGATTGCCTGTTGAGTATATTGCACTTATCATAGCAGTGGATAGGATATTAGACATGGCAAGAACATCTTTGAATGTCACATCAGATTTAGTTGTTGTGAAAATTATTGATCAGATTCAAAAAACAATAATAAAAGAAAAATAG
- a CDS encoding HD domain-containing phosphohydrolase: MINARELKDITKNLTLLYVEDEDELRISVESYLSKIFANVVSAANGKEGLDYYKNGQFDIVMTDIQMPIMDGLEMSKQIKEINHDQEIIITSAYGETVYFLESIRIGINGYIIKPIDYMQMNQELYKSTLKLVSFKENADYKLHLEDMVAERTEKILAMEDERTRNFENTILSFVEMIEDRDTYTGGHSQRVASYAKLIAKEMGFSDEDCELLYVAGMMHDIGKIATPDTILLKPGKLNDIEYELIKEHATVGYELLNKIPMYKKHAEIVRHHHERYDGKGYPQGLAGEEIPLLSHILLVADAFDSMTTNRIYKGRKNIEKAVRELNAFSGMQFHPEVVKSAIKVLSQIDIDTLITQLPQTEIEKERFSYFFRDQITDAYNKQYLDFILERNIQKEYVCVNKLYLHNFNQYNQKNSWEEGDVFLNKFVAYLHKNFPLSTVFRVNGDDFVLMNKEHVEIDLEEFKKLDFIQDANVNISAMHFDLRKKSISNKRELEEALLNGEQDD; encoded by the coding sequence ATGATTAATGCAAGAGAATTAAAAGATATTACAAAAAATTTAACACTGCTTTACGTAGAGGATGAAGATGAGTTGAGAATCTCTGTAGAGAGTTATTTGAGTAAGATATTTGCTAATGTAGTCTCCGCCGCAAATGGCAAAGAGGGGCTGGATTACTACAAAAATGGTCAATTCGATATTGTAATGACGGATATTCAGATGCCAATTATGGATGGTTTGGAGATGTCAAAACAAATAAAAGAGATTAACCATGATCAGGAGATTATTATCACCTCTGCATATGGGGAGACTGTTTATTTTCTTGAGTCAATTCGCATAGGGATTAATGGGTATATTATAAAGCCTATTGACTACATGCAGATGAATCAAGAGTTGTATAAATCTACATTGAAACTCGTTAGTTTTAAAGAAAATGCCGACTATAAACTTCATCTTGAAGATATGGTTGCAGAGCGGACAGAAAAAATCTTGGCTATGGAAGATGAGAGAACAAGAAATTTTGAAAATACAATATTGTCATTTGTTGAGATGATTGAAGACCGCGACACATATACCGGCGGACACTCTCAGCGTGTAGCAAGCTATGCAAAACTCATTGCAAAAGAGATGGGTTTTAGCGATGAAGATTGTGAACTTCTCTACGTGGCGGGTATGATGCACGATATTGGTAAAATTGCCACACCAGATACAATACTGTTGAAGCCTGGCAAACTCAATGATATAGAGTATGAATTAATCAAAGAGCATGCAACGGTAGGTTACGAACTTCTTAATAAAATTCCTATGTACAAGAAGCATGCAGAGATAGTTAGACATCATCATGAGAGATATGACGGAAAAGGTTACCCGCAAGGTCTTGCAGGTGAAGAGATACCATTACTTTCGCATATTTTACTTGTTGCAGATGCTTTTGACTCTATGACAACAAACCGTATCTATAAAGGGCGTAAAAATATTGAAAAAGCGGTAAGAGAGCTTAATGCATTCTCCGGTATGCAGTTTCATCCGGAGGTTGTAAAAAGTGCAATAAAAGTTCTTTCACAAATAGATATAGATACTTTAATAACACAATTGCCTCAAACAGAGATTGAAAAAGAGCGTTTCTCCTATTTTTTCCGTGACCAAATCACAGATGCCTACAATAAGCAGTATCTTGATTTTATATTAGAACGTAATATCCAAAAAGAATATGTGTGTGTTAATAAGCTATACCTTCATAACTTTAATCAATATAACCAAAAAAACAGTTGGGAGGAGGGCGATGTTTTTTTAAACAAGTTTGTTGCTTATTTGCACAAAAACTTCCCTCTATCAACTGTTTTCAGAGTCAATGGGGATGATTTTGTATTAATGAACAAAGAGCATGTGGAGATTGATTTAGAAGAGTTTAAGAAGTTAGATTTTATACAAGATGCCAATGTTAATATAAGTGCTATGCATTTCGACCTAAGAAAAAAGAGTATATCAAACAAACGGGAACTCGAAGAGGCACTGTTGAATGGAGAGCAAGATGATTAA
- a CDS encoding response regulator encodes MIKDIKALKEMVKELTVLYVEDEDEMRSGSELFLKKFFNFVETAKDGEEGLEKFQTNRHDIIFTDVMMPRMDGEEMIKKIKEIDNNIFCVTLTASEVRLEDIKEMCDLYYRKPISYDDMNTVLQEIVKKFNL; translated from the coding sequence ATGATTAAAGATATAAAAGCGCTAAAAGAGATGGTAAAAGAGCTGACAGTGCTCTATGTGGAAGATGAAGATGAGATGAGAAGTGGGAGTGAACTTTTTTTAAAAAAGTTTTTTAATTTTGTCGAGACGGCTAAAGATGGAGAAGAGGGGCTTGAAAAATTTCAGACAAATAGGCACGATATAATTTTCACCGATGTTATGATGCCAAGAATGGACGGGGAGGAGATGATAAAAAAAATTAAAGAGATTGATAACAATATTTTTTGTGTGACGCTAACCGCTTCCGAGGTAAGATTAGAAGATATCAAAGAGATGTGTGATTTATACTACAGAAAGCCAATCTCCTATGATGACATGAATACTGTTTTGCAGGAAATTGTAAAGAAATTCAATTTATAA
- a CDS encoding sensor histidine kinase, with translation MLTASLFAHEEMRIGVRAYNGKEAAIKKWGETVNALNKEIHDHNITVVPIVTFKDMEKAVEEQTIDFILTNPTEYVAFEVRDNVRRITTLINHAEEGGLTQFSSIIFTKADRDDINFLQDTKGKSILGLKKQAFGAWQMAHKEFLDNGIDPFEDLDVKFNLASTQQEIVYAVLNGKADLGTVRTGVMERLIKDGKILTSEIKVINVKVDKFPLLHSTSLYPEWAFASLPHVPLELTNKVAIALLQIKPDDEAALQGGYTGWTTPLEYTVVSDILKQLKVFPYENHGKITLELVWQEYKYTLLLLSLGVLSLMIYNAHVNSLNERLERKGKKLKETNVELEKATLELSKFSKELEKRVTDEVAENMQKDRLVYQQSKMASMGEMIGNIAHQWRQPIAIISMWANNIIADIDMGNIENEQLRKYANSINAQTQHLSQTIDDFRNFFAPNKEKKTFTLKNSIDKTMSLLTASFKTHSIELIENIEEIEITALENELTQGILNIIKNAKDILVTLPRESRKLIFVNVYKQGNRAIIEIKDSGGGIPENIIDKVFEPYFTTKHKSQGTGIGLYMTESIITKHLHGEISVENSEYDYEGKHYKGAVFAISLPTSEEKG, from the coding sequence ATGTTAACAGCATCACTTTTCGCACATGAAGAGATGAGAATAGGTGTAAGGGCTTATAATGGTAAAGAAGCTGCCATAAAAAAGTGGGGAGAAACTGTTAATGCTCTTAATAAAGAAATCCATGACCATAACATTACTGTAGTGCCGATAGTTACTTTTAAAGATATGGAAAAAGCGGTAGAAGAGCAAACTATTGATTTTATTTTAACAAACCCTACTGAATATGTCGCATTTGAAGTAAGAGACAATGTTCGAAGAATTACCACTCTTATAAATCATGCTGAAGAGGGTGGATTAACTCAGTTCTCATCTATTATTTTTACCAAGGCAGATAGAGACGATATTAATTTCTTGCAAGATACCAAGGGTAAATCTATACTAGGTTTAAAGAAACAGGCATTCGGTGCTTGGCAGATGGCTCATAAAGAGTTCTTAGATAACGGTATTGATCCATTTGAAGATTTGGATGTTAAATTTAACCTAGCTTCTACTCAACAAGAGATTGTATACGCTGTACTAAATGGTAAAGCAGATTTAGGAACAGTAAGAACAGGAGTAATGGAGAGATTGATAAAAGATGGAAAAATATTAACATCTGAAATAAAAGTAATCAATGTTAAAGTAGATAAATTTCCACTTCTTCATAGCACTTCTCTTTATCCCGAGTGGGCATTTGCTTCATTACCACATGTCCCTTTAGAGCTTACAAATAAAGTAGCAATAGCTTTGTTGCAGATAAAACCAGACGATGAGGCTGCTCTACAAGGGGGTTATACAGGCTGGACCACACCTCTTGAGTATACAGTGGTTAGCGACATATTAAAACAACTGAAAGTTTTTCCTTATGAAAATCATGGGAAGATAACTTTAGAGTTAGTATGGCAAGAGTATAAATATACCCTCCTTCTTCTTTCATTGGGTGTCCTATCACTAATGATTTACAATGCACATGTCAATAGTTTAAATGAAAGGTTGGAGCGAAAGGGTAAAAAATTAAAAGAGACAAATGTAGAGCTAGAAAAAGCAACTCTTGAATTATCAAAATTTAGTAAAGAGTTAGAAAAAAGAGTAACTGATGAAGTAGCAGAGAATATGCAAAAAGACAGACTAGTATACCAGCAATCAAAGATGGCATCAATGGGTGAGATGATAGGAAATATTGCACATCAGTGGAGACAGCCAATAGCCATTATATCTATGTGGGCTAACAATATAATAGCAGACATAGATATGGGAAATATTGAAAATGAACAATTAAGAAAATATGCAAACAGTATTAATGCTCAGACACAACATTTGTCACAGACCATAGATGATTTTAGAAACTTTTTTGCTCCAAACAAGGAGAAAAAGACATTCACACTCAAGAACAGCATAGACAAGACAATGTCCCTCTTAACAGCTTCATTTAAAACGCACAGTATTGAACTTATAGAAAATATAGAAGAGATAGAGATAACAGCTTTGGAGAATGAGCTTACCCAAGGCATATTAAATATTATAAAAAATGCAAAAGATATACTCGTTACACTGCCTCGGGAAAGTAGAAAACTTATCTTTGTCAACGTTTACAAACAAGGCAATAGAGCGATTATAGAGATAAAAGACAGTGGTGGAGGAATTCCAGAAAATATAATAGATAAAGTGTTTGAGCCATACTTTACAACGAAGCATAAATCACAAGGGACGGGGATAGGTCTTTATATGACAGAGTCTATAATTACTAAGCATTTACACGGAGAGATAAGTGTTGAAAACTCAGAGTACGATTATGAGGGGAAACATTACAAAGGGGCGGTGTTTGCTATAAGCTTGCCGACTAGTGAGGAAAAAGGGTGA
- a CDS encoding ATP-binding protein, translated as MWQEKIELLKKEKYTAVTQEIQEQTNILVEEKKNATVAIGVSLSFDKTIKEALKKDKAELIKLGELSASLRKNSDFKNVWFHVLTGEGKCFYRSWTDRRGDSVVNNRIDIEEMLKDPKIMTTISIGNYDMTFKVMIPIYDEKNLLGIMEVITHFNSIAKKLVKKGIEPIILADKKYKKQLLYPFTKLFIDDYYVANLNANPEYMDIVEKKTVEHFLTLEKIYNEDKERGNLETLYTVPDIKGNPLGYIILFKPIKEIDMSDIEWMKEEMVYYIVILLILSASIFYYLANRKIISAISSKNRSMKKLNDYLEKALIEEKELQRQQEKERQILFQQSKMAAMGEMIGNIAHQWRQPIAIISMWANNIIADIDMGNIENEQLRKYANSINAQTQHLSQTIDDFRNFFAPNKEKKTFTLKNSIDKTMSLLTASFKTHSIELIENIEEIEITALENELTQGILNIIKNAKDILVTLPRESRKLIFVNVYKQGNRAIIEIKDSGGGIPENIIDKVFEPYFTTKHKSQGTGIGLYMTESIITKHLHGEISVENSEYDYEGKHYKGAVFAISLPINK; from the coding sequence GTGTGGCAAGAGAAGATAGAGCTGCTGAAAAAAGAAAAATATACAGCAGTCACGCAAGAGATACAAGAACAGACAAATATATTAGTTGAAGAGAAGAAAAATGCAACAGTTGCTATTGGTGTCTCATTGTCCTTTGACAAAACTATAAAAGAAGCATTGAAAAAAGATAAAGCAGAGCTAATAAAATTAGGTGAACTCTCAGCATCCTTGCGAAAAAACAGTGATTTTAAAAATGTTTGGTTCCATGTTCTTACAGGAGAGGGAAAATGCTTTTATAGAAGCTGGACAGATAGGAGAGGCGACTCGGTAGTAAATAATAGAATTGATATTGAAGAGATGCTTAAAGATCCAAAAATAATGACAACCATCAGCATTGGCAACTACGATATGACATTTAAGGTAATGATTCCTATTTATGATGAAAAAAATCTACTAGGAATAATGGAAGTAATTACACATTTTAATTCTATCGCCAAAAAACTTGTTAAAAAAGGGATAGAACCCATTATTCTGGCAGATAAAAAGTATAAAAAACAACTTCTATACCCTTTTACAAAACTGTTTATAGATGATTATTATGTAGCCAATCTAAATGCAAATCCTGAATATATGGATATTGTTGAGAAAAAAACTGTAGAACACTTTTTAACTTTAGAAAAAATTTACAATGAAGATAAAGAGAGAGGTAACTTAGAAACACTTTACACGGTGCCTGACATTAAGGGTAACCCTTTGGGATACATCATACTCTTTAAGCCAATCAAGGAAATTGACATGTCAGATATAGAGTGGATGAAAGAGGAGATGGTTTACTACATTGTAATTTTGCTTATCTTATCCGCATCTATATTTTATTATCTTGCAAATAGAAAGATTATTTCTGCTATCTCATCTAAAAACAGAAGTATGAAAAAATTAAATGATTATTTGGAAAAAGCATTAATAGAGGAGAAGGAACTTCAAAGACAGCAGGAAAAAGAGAGACAAATTTTATTCCAGCAATCAAAGATGGCGGCCATGGGTGAGATGATAGGAAATATTGCACACCAGTGGAGACAGCCGATAGCCATTATATCTATGTGGGCTAACAATATAATAGCAGACATAGATATGGGAAATATTGAAAATGAACAATTAAGAAAATATGCAAACAGTATTAATGCTCAGACACAACATTTGTCACAGACCATAGATGATTTTAGAAACTTTTTTGCTCCAAACAAGGAGAAAAAGACATTCACACTCAAGAACAGCATAGACAAGACAATGTCCCTCTTAACAGCTTCATTTAAAACGCACAGTATTGAACTTATAGAAAATATAGAAGAGATAGAGATAACAGCTTTGGAGAATGAGCTTACCCAAGGCATATTAAATATTATAAAAAATGCAAAAGATATACTCGTTACACTGCCTCGGGAAAGTAGAAAACTTATCTTTGTCAACGTTTACAAACAAGGCAATAGAGCGATTATAGAGATAAAAGACAGTGGTGGAGGAATTCCAGAAAATATAATAGATAAAGTGTTTGAGCCATACTTTACAACGAAGCATAAATCACAAGGGACGGGGATAGGTCTTTATATGACAGAGTCTATAATTACTAAGCATTTACACGGAGAGATAAGTGTTGAAAACTCAGAGTACGATTATGAGGGGAAACATTACAAAGGGGCGGTGTTTGCTATAAGCTTGCCAATAAATAAATAA
- a CDS encoding c-type heme family protein, which translates to MISEIFYKRLKKIKKYYINILISATLIIIVLLVWSINNEVKHYKNLALEYAKISFDKDLLFRQWASSHGGVYVPPTSRTPSNPYLINVEDKDVVTTTGKRLTLMNPAYMLRQLMQESEGLYGAKGHITSLTLLNPNNKPSDWETKALKLFEEGKEEEVHEFLNKDGKEYIYYMRALVVEDDCMKCHSHQGYKVGDVRGGVSVTIPMKKYNDDMYSAIKRVLSVFFIFYSIVIGGMLYTYGRLKNSLEEQKRLYEENRKKDEIMLTQSRSAAMGEMISMIAHQWRQPISIISMWANNIMADIDMDEVNKEDLRKYAEHINEQTQYLSHTIDDFRNFFKPDKAKEKVLIQDVMEECLGVIGKSLENSNINIEKNYTCKTPVEIYARELIQVYINILKNAKEALAEQKIEEANIIINIYEDKNSVICEIKDNANGIKDEIIEKIFDPYFTTKGVHSGTGIGLYMSKIMIEQHLKGTISAVNIKNGVCFSIAIPKK; encoded by the coding sequence ATGATAAGTGAGATATTCTATAAAAGATTAAAAAAAATAAAAAAATATTATATTAATATTTTGATTTCTGCAACGCTTATAATTATTGTATTATTGGTGTGGAGCATTAATAATGAAGTGAAGCATTATAAAAATTTGGCATTAGAGTATGCAAAAATTTCTTTTGATAAAGATTTGTTGTTTAGACAGTGGGCTTCGAGCCATGGAGGAGTATATGTCCCCCCTACATCAAGAACACCCTCAAATCCATATCTGATTAACGTGGAAGATAAGGATGTTGTGACAACAACAGGCAAGAGACTAACACTTATGAATCCCGCCTACATGTTAAGACAGCTAATGCAAGAGAGTGAAGGGCTGTATGGAGCAAAAGGACATATAACAAGCTTAACTTTGCTTAATCCTAACAACAAGCCAAGCGATTGGGAAACTAAAGCACTTAAGTTGTTTGAAGAAGGTAAGGAAGAAGAGGTCCATGAGTTTTTAAACAAAGATGGAAAAGAGTACATATACTATATGAGAGCCTTAGTTGTTGAAGATGATTGTATGAAATGCCATTCACATCAAGGGTATAAGGTAGGTGATGTAAGGGGTGGAGTCTCAGTCACTATACCTATGAAAAAATACAATGATGATATGTATAGTGCGATAAAAAGAGTTCTCTCGGTATTTTTTATTTTTTACAGTATTGTTATCGGGGGTATGCTTTATACATATGGACGTCTAAAAAATTCCCTAGAAGAACAAAAGCGCCTCTATGAAGAGAACAGAAAAAAAGACGAGATAATGTTAACTCAATCGAGAAGCGCAGCCATGGGGGAGATGATTAGCATGATAGCTCATCAGTGGAGACAGCCTATATCAATAATCTCTATGTGGGCAAATAATATAATGGCAGATATTGATATGGACGAAGTTAATAAAGAGGATTTGAGAAAATATGCTGAACATATAAATGAGCAAACTCAGTATCTATCCCACACAATAGACGATTTTAGAAACTTCTTTAAACCGGACAAGGCTAAAGAGAAAGTTTTAATACAGGATGTTATGGAGGAGTGCTTAGGAGTTATCGGGAAAAGCTTAGAAAACAGCAATATAAATATAGAAAAAAATTATACATGTAAGACCCCTGTAGAAATATATGCAAGAGAGCTTATTCAAGTCTATATAAATATACTAAAAAATGCAAAAGAGGCACTTGCTGAGCAAAAGATAGAAGAGGCTAATATAATTATCAATATTTATGAAGACAAGAATAGTGTGATTTGTGAAATTAAAGATAATGCTAACGGGATTAAAGATGAGATAATTGAAAAAATATTCGATCCCTACTTTACAACAAAAGGTGTCCATTCAGGCACAGGGATAGGTCTATATATGAGCAAGATTATGATAGAACAGCACCTAAAAGGGACAATCAGTGCGGTTAATATTAAAAATGGTGTCTGCTTTAGTATCGCTATACCAAAAAAGTAA
- a CDS encoding response regulator transcription factor, whose amino-acid sequence MKIDKIRDVSIMLAEDEEELRESTVEYLQMFFTRVYSAACGKMAYEIYNEKRPNIILTDINMPNLDGLSLISKIRQKDKETKIIIMSAHSDQEKLLHAVKLHLETYLIKPIKSDILKKVLFDTVEQIRVTTRRIYFGSNIYWDSETCTFWENNAEIQLRKKETMLLKLLCSKQSHNFSSEDIFYYLHPSANENEFSNDAVTSLVKRIRSKLPKNIIKTVYGSGYKIVPI is encoded by the coding sequence TTGAAAATTGATAAAATCAGGGATGTCTCTATCATGTTAGCCGAAGACGAAGAAGAGTTGAGAGAGTCAACGGTTGAATATTTACAGATGTTTTTTACCAGAGTCTATAGTGCAGCTTGTGGCAAAATGGCTTATGAGATATACAATGAGAAACGGCCCAATATTATACTTACAGATATTAATATGCCAAACCTTGATGGGCTGAGTCTAATCTCTAAAATAAGGCAAAAAGACAAAGAGACAAAAATCATAATCATGAGTGCTCACTCTGATCAGGAAAAACTTCTTCACGCAGTTAAACTTCATCTTGAAACATATTTGATAAAGCCTATAAAATCAGATATTTTAAAAAAAGTCCTATTTGACACAGTGGAACAAATCAGAGTCACTACAAGGCGTATTTATTTTGGCAGCAACATCTACTGGGACAGCGAGACCTGCACATTTTGGGAGAATAACGCAGAGATACAACTCAGAAAAAAAGAGACTATGCTGCTAAAATTACTATGTTCAAAACAAAGCCACAACTTTTCATCTGAAGATATATTTTATTATCTTCACCCCTCGGCAAATGAAAATGAATTTTCAAACGATGCAGTCACCTCTTTAGTAAAACGTATCAGAAGCAAACTGCCAAAAAACATTATTAAAACCGTTTACGGCTCAGGATATAAAATAGTGCCGATTTAA